The DNA sequence GTAAGGATGAGTTTTTCATATTGAGACATTGATTACATGCTTTTAAGTTCTTTCTaaactttatctttttatttttattattttaatatcttatttgtttcttcatcaaaatttgtatatcattgttttgctccaatattttaagataaaatttcaatgaattttgggtaaaattaaaataataaattaatatgattaaaactgattaattatcatgttttcttaataattcaagcatttaactatttatcatctaaattgagAATGGTCAGCATTCACTTTTAGTTTTGTCTAATTGTTCACACTATTTGATCTTTGTTGGATTAATTAGATGCATAATTTATATGAATGAAGATTGTACTAAATTTAACgttaaaaataagatatattataatttgagaCTTAAAACTTagtgtattaataaaaatattatcagtttatagatattatttaaaaattaaaaaatcctaaaataaaaattttcttttttagtgacaaataaaagaatatcaaatctcattatattaataataattttagtagTTTAAAAACATTGCTTCGTACAAAAAAATGCCACGTCTTATTTCTTTAACATACAAATTCTAAAAGAATAAGGTACACGAAATTTAACGTAGATGATAGCTGTATAGATGATAGCTGTATATAACGGTGTGATGTCAAACTACCCGCTACGTAGATTGGGTAAATATAACGGAACGATTTTAGAATGTAACGCTTGGGCTGGGCACTATATAACCCGAGGGCCCACTCTGTTGCAATCACAACAACTTCTCTCCCCTCGCGCGCTCTCCTCCTCTCGGCTCTCGGCTCTCGGCGATCTCGTCGTTCTGCGAAGGTCGGAACTGCTCTCCGACGAACACGAACGGGCACAGCTGCGAGGGTCCTTCCCTTCGATTTTTATTGcggtgatctcattcctttcttttttctcttgtttcatTTCGTTTCGTTTCGCTTGGTTCTTCATCCGTTGAAATTTTGATTCGGGTTCAGAATTTTTGTTGGTCTTGGGGTTCTTTTAATCGATTCTTGGTTGTCGACTTTCTTGTGGGAAGATCGATCTTTCTGGTTTTCTCGATCGTTTTTCGTCGCCTAGCCAGTCTCGTTCTGGTTTCGATTGgaaaatatgtcttcttcgcgttcTAGGCGTGTGGAGTACGACCGCTTCATCCCGTTCCGGTCGGCGATGGACATGGACTACGCACGCTTTGCCCTAACCAGGCCTTCGAAACCGCAGCGTGATGGTTCGAGGGAATCCCCATCGAGCGTGGCGTACCAAAAGCTTCTTGATGAGTGCATTTTGAAGAACAGGTCTCGTATCTTCGCTTTCAAGACTGCACCTGAAGCGCCGGCCAGCAAGCTGCCCCAGTTTGACGAGCCCATTCGGCCGCAGAAGAAGCAGCAGAGGCGAATCCCTAAAGAACCAGAGAGGGTTTTGGTAATCCACGGCTtgttggatgataatgttttgaatctcctcgactggggaagcaataatTTGTTGGCGATTGGCCTTGAGGACGCAGTGTATCTCTGGGACGCTGCAAACGAGTCGACTAAGCTTCTACAACCCGCAGAAGACAGAGGACCTATCACTTGCATCCGCTGGTCGCCAGACTGTGCAGTTCTAGCTGTCGCATTTGGCAATTCAGATTTAGCCCTGATTGATCCAGCAACAGGACATGTCGTGGATGGGATGGAAGATGAGAACCAGGCCCCTGTGTTGTCACTTGCGTGGAGAAGTAATTCAATCTTGACGGTCGGAAGATTTGATGGAACTGTTGTTGATTATGACTTTAGAAAGGATGACATGTTCATCTGTTTCTATAATGGGCATCGGCGTGGagtttgtagtcttaaatggtccGTGTTGTCAGGGCGGTATTTGGCGAGTGGAGGGCAGGACAAACTAGTGCACATATGGGATGCCTGCATGCCTGTCTCACGTCACCATCCACGTCAACGTCAATGGCTTCACAGGATCAGCAGCCACACTTCCATTGTGAAGGCCGTTGACTGGTGCCCAACTCGGAGCAACCtgctggcttctggtggaggttgcaatgataattgcgttaagttttggaacaccgttaatggtgcttgcttgaactcgattgatgctggctctgaagtttgtgcattgctatgggacaaaaacaaatctgaattactgacctcccatggttcgccgaacaatcaactcaccttgtggaattacccatccatgacgagagtggctgaggtttccggtcattcatcccgggttctttccttggctgggagtccactgggaggtgtagtagcttctgcagCAGCAGATGAGACAATCAGGTTTTGGAATATCTTTGAGACTCCCAAAATAACAAAACATGAACTGCCCTTTGCCCAATTTAATGTTGTCATAAGATGAAAAGGCGGATAGTGGAAATGATTAAGATTCCAAATGGAAGACTTCTCTAGTGCTTGACATGAAGATCTGTTGTTGGTAACACTGCAATGGGAAGTTTCGTGGTGTCAAAGATACAGCACATTTTCATACAAAGCGCATGGATTCGAGATCTTCAAATATGAGTGCAATCGCCTAAGGTAAGTTAGAAGCCTTACAGCCTTTTACAGCATTTTAGTAGGCTTATTTACAACATGACTATCATTGCAGCTACGAGTTTGATTTTTGTTTCCTATTTATTGTTTATCATTTCATAGTTATCAATATGATTATTGCCCAATTGTTATAATCTAATTATGTGGTTTAAAGTGATTTCAATTTGCTTCtcttgtgtttcttttttgtaAGGTACTATCTTTGGATCATTTTTGTTTGAGAATTTTTGTGCAGACTATATATTTTGTTGTGTATGCTAATCATGCATAATTAGATCAAACTGATAGATGcttattgttttttttcttttttgagttgagatttcttatgatatTCAATATGGCCTTGGTATCATatgaagacatcacattgcacacctagaagAGTGTTTGACAATCGAgagatctatgcattataagaggtaattgcctAAGGCCTTATGGACAAAGCTAATGTGGTGGAGATTGATGATCCTCAGAAAGCTCCAGAACTTGATTGAGACAAACAAGAAGCTGCAGTGAAGCTCATGGCCAACGGTGCGTGCACCCTTTGCAACAAGGGGAAGGTGCATTTGCAAcattctttttctcttgattaatggttgttggtgtttgaattataaaactagaaatcagttttatgttgtgaaattatACATTTTTTTATTGCGCATATGGTTAGCTCACCCTTATTatccaaaataataattattcataCTGGTCAGATTTTGTTGTTCCCCCCTATGTTTCAAATGGTATGAATATTTCGTACCTG is a window from the Musa acuminata AAA Group cultivar baxijiao chromosome BXJ2-1, Cavendish_Baxijiao_AAA, whole genome shotgun sequence genome containing:
- the LOC135598177 gene encoding cell division cycle 20.2, cofactor of APC complex-like: MSSSRSRRVEYDRFIPFRSAMDMDYARFALTRPSKPQRDGSRESPSSVAYQKLLDECILKNRSRIFAFKTAPEAPASKLPQFDEPIRPQKKQQRRIPKEPERVLVIHGLLDDNVLNLLDWGSNNLLAIGLEDAVYLWDAANESTKLLQPAEDRGPITCIRWSPDCAVLAVAFGNSDLALIDPATGHVVDGMEDENQAPVLSLAWRSNSILTVGRFDGTVVDYDFRKDDMFICFYNGHRRGVCSLKWSVLSGRYLASGGQDKLVHIWDACMPVSRHHPRQRQWLHRISSHTSIVKAVDWCPTRSNLLASGGGCNDNCVKFWNTVNGACLNSIDAGSEVCALLWDKNKSELLTSHGSPNNQLTLWNYPSMTRVAEVSGHSSRVLSLAGSPLGGVVASAAADETIRFWNIFETPKITKHELPFAQFNVVIR